The genomic interval ctctctgtgtctctcacaaAGTGAAAATTATTCAATAATTCTCTTTTATGTGCTCTTAAAATTACACAAATTGTGCacagcttttacacacacacacacacacacacacacacacacacacacacacacacacactcacacaatattagagagataaaaagagatgttcatatgttaaaagaaaagattgatataagaaagaaaaaacagaattaaaaagaaaaactgcaactgcactgtgtgtgtgtgtgtgtgtgtgtgtatgtgtgtgtgtgtgatgaaatgtcatgttatttgattttttaCATAACCTTGCCTTCTCAGATTTTccatttctgcattttttctttagtgtggttttgattttatttccatttttcatccattgtgtattttttcttctgttatgAACATTAAAGTATTCATTAGAATCCTGAACACACCCactaacatttttcattttactgaAACACACCAATCCAGTGTCgtgtaaaacaaatgtttttgacATTAGGAGGAGAAAATCCACAggttttttattgctgtttatttCCAGCTTCTTGTTACAGCCACGGCTCCTACtgtatacagagagagaactgctgtgtgtgtgtgcgtgtttgtgtgtacgtgtgtgtgtgttgtgtgtgtgtgtatttgtgtgtgtgtgtatttgtgtgtgtgtgttgtgtgtgtgtttgtgtgtgtgtatttgtgtgtgtgtgtatttgtgtgtgcgcgtgtgtgtgtttgtgtgtgtgttgtgtgcgtgtgtgtgtgcgtgtgtgtgtttgtgtgtgcgcatgtgtgtgtgtttgtgtgtgtgtgtatttgtgtgtgtgtgtgtgtgtgtgtgtgtgtgtgtgtgtgtgcaaaaagcAAAAAGGGATGCAAttaggggtaaaaaaaaaaaaaaaacaaaccaaaaggagactgataaataaaaagtataaactatataaaaaatatataaaatatgaaaatatcaagatatatgtgaaaaaataatttatatacatacacataaatgtgtatggtttttaacgattgtccttaaagtgtgtatgtgcactatggtgtgtgtagagtgtataaagtctagagttaaagtgacagtccagtgtgtgtgtgtgtctctgtgtgtgtgtgtgtgtgtgtgtgtaaatacataaataaacacacagattaatCTACATTTCCAAAATCAAGACActcaaattttatataaatgtaatgtaaatattttacagtgtaattttgtttattctgaattctgaaagctcaatttcatttaatttcattagtgTTATGTGTGAAAGTTCTTCTTGCTCACTAaattctggtgtgtgtgtgtgtgtgaactgttgtgtaacagagtgtGTCAGGCGACAGTACCAGTGTAGAGTGGATGTTACAGattaaagtgcatgtgtgtgagtgaaggagCAAATAAATCAGATCTGGAAACAATTTTAAAGCAGGAAGAACTTTTCCTCATGGGCTGGAAGTTTTTTCTCCATAAACACTGTCATTGTTTCCACAGACGTTTGATAAAACAGCCAAGGTTTTACTTTGAGATTCACTTTATGTCCATGattactaaaacacacacacacacacacacacacacacacacacacacagagttaattaGTTTTCTGtaccagcagctctgacaggtTTATATCAATGCTCTCACTCTGGTACCTTATCGTTTCTAAAGCAGCAGCTCGTTCACCGCGACTCGTACAGCGGACACTCCACATACACGGATTTAATAATCATTGATGTGGTGAAGTTTCCTTCAAGTCAAAAGACGCTGAAGTAacttggaaggagtctccagtatgaGCTCTGTGTATCAGTCTGAGGTAAAGCTGGAATTTGAAGTTCtccaggacagaggagtttacacttctttgtgtttctcagtaacaagctgagatttattatatatagacCTGACCTTCACTCATACACTTAATTTATATATacgtattgtgtgtgtgtgtgtgtgtagacagtatgtgtgtgcatttctgtaagtgctctgtgtatgtgtgtgtgtgtatgtatatgtgagtgggtgtgtttgtgagtgtgtgaatattctctgtgtgtgtgtgagtattctgtgtgtgtattctgtgtttgtgtgtgtgtgtgtgtgtgtgtgtgaatattctgtgtttgtgtgtgcatatgttctgtatgtgtgtgtatttgtgtgtaagtattctgtttgtgtgtttgtgtgtgcaagtaGTCTGTATGAGTCTGTGTTAGTATTAATTTCGttacctatttttaatttagtcttagtcttgtgccaaatgtccttgttagttttagtcatatttagtcattcacatatcttttttgttagtcttagttttagtcgactaaaagtctcgtcattttagtctagttttagtcaaaagaaaactcaaggtatcttagtcaagttttagtcgactaaaagttttttaattttagtctagttgtAATAGTTAGTCTAGTTTAGTctaattgtagcttgaccacatctggaatctattgtaagaataaatacaacgaggcctcattaaatgcaataatatcaggaacacaagtgttatagtggaaataaataacttaatgaaaagcctaagatcataactgtatgtgtgtgtgtgtgtgtatacatacatatatatatatatatatatatatatatatatatatatacatatatattaaagctgcaagcagcatttcccgggttcaagcgtttaagacctttagggagtttaaggccttaaaggattttcacatacacaaagtgacccgcaagttacagagggtgtgagtgtgcgtgtgggtatgtgagtgtgtgagtgtgagtgagtgtgtgtgtaaatgtgtgtgtaaatgtgtgtgtaagtgtgtgtgtgtgtgttccttgtatgtgaaaacatacttggcaataaagacctttctgattctgattctgagactttgccttacgagtcagcacaaaattgggtttttggactgttggttggcgctagagggctttttttaaaaggggctgtttttagtgatttttccgttatagcgccaccaagtggccaatcgccgcggtttttgaactgtggtttcggacaaaatgcgctatagcgaagaTGAAATGGgggaatgaaatcggagatatacgttttttaagtcatgagccaaggattccaatgatataaagcacttgagatttggtcatatggtttaggagttatgggcacaaacacGTTGAgggtgcagtaatattctctggagtctcaatgtcaataattatcgaaaaaaagtcaaaattttgattcaggatccttaaggggccccaaaacgttcggactgtgaggagccagttttttaggtcaaactgaggtcacagttcaaaaggtcactcgtaaggcaaagattctgattctcagaatcagaatctttgccttacgagtcagcacaaaattgggtttttggactgttggtggcgctagagggctttttttaaaaagggctatttttagtgatttttccgttatagtaccaccaagtggccaatcgccacggtttttgaattgtgacctcagtttgacctctttcacatgtgtcccaggtttggtgttgatagcttatttagttcttgagttattgacattttagtaaaactggctcctcacagtccaaacgttttgggtccccttaaggaccctgaatcaaaatttcgactttttttcgaaaattattgtcattgagactccagagaatattactgcactggattggtcttgatcaggcgaaaaacctaggactagttagcaaaagtaggtttcggataaaatgcgctatagcgaaaaaatttaatggtggaaatgaaatcggagatatacgttttttaagtcatgagccaaggattccaatgatataaagcacttgagatttggacataggggttttaggggtttaggggttatggggacaaacacgtttgtGCCCATTGGCCAGATTGGCCGATTTcactgagaccttggccctgagtaactgtgaccagtactaccatctgaccaagtttgagctctctaggccttacggtttgggctgcacgatcgtttgtagggcggaataataataataataataataataataataataataataataataataataataaaaatcagagcaaatacaatagtgttccagcgcttcgcgcttgaaccctgattACCAACTTAATgtaagttatacatggtattgcacacagcattattgatgatatttggagcaatattacaagtaattgttaaacttgattccttacatatacatttgctttaaaGCCTAAttattgattatgatgtgattgtgacaggggggtgggaagaggtttcaggttggggggtaaagagttttttctgtcaccacttttgaataagaaacaatatcaaggctataaaacttgtcaaaactcagaatcacaaaagtatcagtgagaagttgagaacacgtttaaacagtgcagacactcgaacttgaccacatcacatttactttattcatactgcttttaatcgtaatgcaaagaccggccatcgggacataagctgtcatgtacaataaaagagctgcgcagtgacaggaaatataatttaacacaaaaagcctgactagaccaggggtggacttgtgctcaggagtttttatttattttaattttttttttttgagcggcgtgtggacgaattgtttctacacacactattttatttcttgataacagacggACTATAACACAcagttgccatgaaaaacagagcgttgccatggacacacaggattctaaccgtagagacggagcgcactattttctttagcggaaacaatacaattgtttttaaatcaataaacttctttttaaatcatcattttgtgttaaattatcgatttatttggtaggtaacaatataataagcgggatccgattcacggacctgtaacttgagcaacagcgaagccgcgaactcgtgctgaatattttaaaggcgtaacagctgatgaaaaagcagagacaattgtagacgaaaatgaagagattttatcttcgtttttattttatacaaaacattttcgtcaacaataatgcatgttaatttagtcttagtcagcgtttttggacagtggtgcagtcttgtcatcgtctcgtcttagtcatgaaaaaaaaggttgttgaacatatttcgtctcgtctcgtctgaccaAATTAacacaagtctgtgtgtgtaaatattgtcCGTATTctctgtattctgtgtgtgtatgtgtgagagagagcattttgtctgtgtgtgtttgtgtgtgtttgtgtgtgtgtatattctctgtattctgtgtgtgtgtgtttctgtgtgtgtgtcagtattctgtgtgtgtgggtgtgtgtgtttttgtgtgtgagtattctgtgtttgtgtttgtgtgcgtgcgtgtgtgtgtgagtattctgtgtgtgtgaatatactgtgtgtgtgtgtgtgtgtgagtattctgtttgtatgtgtgtttgtgtgtgcaagtagtctgtatgagtctgtgtgtgtaaatattgtcCGTATTctctgtattctgtgtgtgtttgtgtgtgtgtgaatattctgtgtgtgtgtcagtcttctgtgtgtgtgtgtgtgtgtgtgtgtgaatattctatgtgtgtgtgtcagtcttctgtgtgtgtgtgtgtgtgtgtgtgtgtgaatattctgtgtgtgtcagtcttccgtgtgtgtgtgtgagtgtgtgtgtattcagctgTAATACTGTAATCAGCAGCGTTACGTCACTCAGCGAAGCTTCAGTCAGTGATACAAAACCACAAAGTGCacgttctttaaataaaaatgttgtgtgttaaaTGATGGAGTGAGTTTCTGTAAATTACAGGTTCATACACAAGAAACTCagctcaggaaaaaaaactttattttctctcaaaaCAGGAATTTGTCTTTGATGCGGCTCAAAGAAACACGACATGTGATCATGTACATAGGTTTATAATTCAGCCAACAAGCGGCAAAGAAAAGATCGTTtagcatgcaaacacacacacacacacacacacacagagacacacacacacacacacagacacacacaaccacacacatacacacacacagagacacacacacagacacacacacagacacacacacacacacagagagacacacacaggcacacacacacacagagagacacacacacagacacacacagacacacacagagagacacacacacaaacacacacacacacacagagacacacacacacacacacacacacacacacacacacagagacacacacacagagagacacacacacacaaacacacacagacacacacacacatacacacacagagagacacacacacacaaacacacacacagacacacacacagagacacagacacacacagacacacacacagagacacacacaaccacacagacacacacacaaacacacacacagacacacacacatacacacacagacacacacacacacagagacacacacaaccacacagacacacacacaaacacacacacagacacacacacatacacacacagagacacagacacacacagccacagacacacacacagagacacacacacacacacagagacacagacacacacacagagagacacacacaaccacacagacacacacacacacaaacacacacacacagacacacacacacacagacacacacaaccacacacacacacatacacacacacagagacacacacagacacacacaaccacacacacacagagacacatacacacacagacacacacacacagacacacacacagacacacacacacagaaacacacacacacacacacagagacacacacacacacatacacacaaccacacacacacacaaacaaagagacacagacacagagacacaggcacagagacacaaacacacacaaccacacacaaacacacagacatactgtacacacagagacacagacacacacacacagacacatacaatcacacagacacactcatacagacacacacagaatacttacacacacacacacacacacagagtactcaTACACAGaaaactcacacagacacacacacagagacacacacacacaaaggcacacacacagacacacacacacagacacacacacacacacacacacacacaaaggcacacacacagatacacacacagagacacacacacagaaggtatACAGAGTCGCCTTTTCTTCCTCTcgcttttcattcttttcattcctcaattaggaaaaaaaaagaatggaaatAATGGAGGATTGTGAGAAATATGATTGTATTGGACGCCCCCTAGTGGACTCATGAGTCAACACACCACTTATTTATTctgtctcagtgtcagtgtgaatTCACAGAAACACTTCAGTAGATCCCTCCATTTCTTTATCTGATCCTTGATATGTAATTAAACATTACAACAAATGAAGATCTTTAAACAGTttctaagtaaaaaaaaaaactctcctCTTATTAAATCTGAACTAACTTTACTCTTTTTCCTGGTTTTCACtgacaaaataaagcaaaattaaaaagattaataatttacagcttttttttaagaCTAAATGAAGTATTCGTTTTTAAATCCTAAAAGACGCTGATGGACAGTAAAGTCTCACTGAGTTGAATTTCACCTCCTGCCTCCAGATGGCGCCGCTGCTCCGTTTCACTTTTTACATTAATTCTATTCAAACTCGGGGAAAAgattctttattctttcatgttttacatacaaataaatattctataaattaataataacagcCACAggccaacacaacacacacacacacacactcatacaaacacacagacacagacacacacacacagaatacttacacacacacacacacacacacacacaaacacacacacacacaaacacacacacacacacagagagagaatacTCACACagaaaactcacacacagacacacgcacactcactcacacacacacacacacacagagaatactcacacactcacacagacacacacagaatactcacactctcacacacacacgcacacagagtacttacactcacacacacacacacacagaatactcacacactcacacagacacacacacacagaatactcacacacacacagacacacacatacagaatactcacacacacacagatgcacacacacacacacacagaatatcacacactcacacacgcacacacacacacacacacacacacacacacacacagacacaagtgtgcatgtgtggataAAAATTGTGGATGAaaactttttgtatttatttatttttaattgtgaaatatttacacactttatatttttatgtgttGTGCTTTTATGGGAAACATTTTTCTGTGGGATCATTTGGGTCTCAGCTGTGTTTACACACCTGTAGAAGGTGTGAGAAAGCGAGGCTGATTGTCAGGTGTGTGTTGCgcttataaaatattaactgcTGTGGCATTGAGGAACaacttataaataaaatccaGCTGAAttctcatctgtctgtctgagttgTTCCTCAGTCTGAGAAGTGAAGATGAAGCTTCTCATTTTGGCGGCGCTTTTTGGCCTGAGCCTTTCCCAACACAACCCTCACACTAAACATGGCCGCACCTCCATCGTTCACCTGTTTGAGTGGCGCTGGCAGGACATTGCTGCTGAGTGTGAGAGGTACCTCGCGCCCAACGGCTACGGAGGAGTTCAGGTAGACTTTCATCAAAAAGACTGCATTTAAAAtaggcttattattattattattattattattattaactataaaAATGTAGTCAGCACATCATATTGATGGTATCTATGGTTTATAACTGGACATTTATCTGACAGATTTCTCCTCCAAGCGAGAGCATCGTCCTCACCAACCCTTGGCATCCTTGGTGGCAAAGATATCAGCCAATCAGCTACAAACTCTGCTCCAGATCAGGAACTGAGGCTGAGCTCAAGGACATGATCACCAGGTGCAACAATGTCggggtaaaacacacacacacagacacagacacagacacacacacacacacacacacactgagtaaaTTGGTGTCCAAAACTCTGACTCCAGGTGAATATTTATGTGGATGTGGTGATTAATCACATGTGTGGAGCTGGAGGTGGAGAAGGAAAACACTCGAGCTGTGGTACATATTTCAATGCCAACAAAAAGGATTTCCCTTCAGTTCCCTACTCCAGCTGGGACTTTAATGATGGAAAATGTTCCACTGCTAGCGGCGACATCGAGAATTATAACGATATTTATCAGGTACGTATcactgtgcagtgtgtgtttagtgtgttttacTCATCACTTCATTGTACACTCAGTGATCAGGGTGCAGTTTGGGTAACACAGGGTCTACGGTAACACAGGGTCTATGGTAACACAGGGTCTACGGTAACACAGGGTCTGCGGTTTGGGTAACAGAGGGTGCAGTTTGGGTAACACAGGGTGCAGTTTGGGTAACACAGGGTGCAGTTTGTGTAACACAGGGTGCAGTTTggataataatcattatttgtAATTGTCACGATGTTCGAGTCTGAATATGTTTCCATGGTGATTTGTATTAGGTGAGAGACTGTCGACTGGTCAGTCTGCTAGATCTGGCGCTGGAGAAGGATTATGTCCGTGGTAAAGTGGCTgaatacatgaacagtctgattGACCTGGGCGTGGCTGGCTTTAGAGTGGACGCCTCTAAACACATGTGGCCTGGAGATTTAGATGCCGTCTACAGTCGTCTAAAAAACCTCAACACCAAGTGGTTCACCGCTGATTCCAGACCCTTCATCTACCAGGAGGTTCTCAATTTTGCTGCTTacaacactgtgtgtttgtgtgcgtgtgtgtgtatttgtgtgtgggtgtgtatgtgtgagtgtgtgtatatgtgtgtgtgcatatgagtgtgtgtgtgggtgtgtgtgagtgtttgtgtgtgtataagtgtgcgtataagtgtatgtatgtgtgtgtgtatgtgtgtgtgtgtgtgtgtatgagtgtgtgtataagtgtgtgtatgagtgtttgtataagtatgtgtgtgtatgtgtgtgtgtatgtgtgtatgtgtgtgtatgagtgtatgtataagtgtgtgtatgagtgtgtgtataagtatgtgtgtgtgtatgagtgtgtgtatgagtgtgtgtataagtatgtgtacatgtgtgtgtgtgtatgagtgtgtgtataagtatgtgtatgtgtatgtgtgtgagtgtgtgtatgagtgtgtgtataagtatgtgtatgtgtgtgtgtatgagtgtgtgtataagtatgtgtgtgagtgtgtgtataactatgtgtatgtgtgtatgagtgtgtgtatataagtatgtgtatgtgtgtgtgtgtgtgtgtatgagtgtgtgtataagtatgtgtatgtgtctgagtatgtgtatgtgtgtatgagtgtgtgtataagtatgtgtatgtgtgtgtgtatgagtgtgtgtatatgtatgtgtgtgagtgtgtgtataactatgtgtatgtgtgtatgagtgtgtgtatataagtatgtgtatgtgtgtgtgtgtgtgtatgagtgtgtgtataagtatgtgtatgtgtctgagtatgtgtatgtgtgtgagtgtgtgttagagacagtaaaatactgagtgacattgtgttgtgtacacgTCTCCGTGagagtattaaaataaacctgatctacagtcagatctgttagagagaattaagcaacaccttctgaccaatcagagtccagaactcagaGGTCTGTGTGAAAGTATTTCATTAAAAGGTTTTTATGTGCTGgtgatgtttattaaataaaaatgaagtatgtgtttaatatttataattgatgATGTTTTTCAGGTCATTGATCTTGGTGGAGAGCCGATTAAAGTTTCAGACTATTATGGGCTGGGCAGAGTGACCGAATTTAAATATGGCGCTAAACTGGGAACCGTGTTCCGTAAATGGAACAATGAGAAACTGCGCTATCTGGTGTACGTCAATACAAACAGGATTCTTTTTAACTCATTCACATCATTGTGTAcctgaccctgtgtgtgtatgtgtgtgtgtgtgtgtgtatgtatgtgtgtgtttgtgtgtgtgtgggtgtgtgtgtgtttgtgtgtgtgtgggtgtgtgtttgtgtgtgtgtgcatgtatgtgtgtgtgtttgtgtgtgtgtgtgtttgtgtgtgtgtgtgtgtgtttgtgtgtgtttttgtgtgtgtgggtgtgtgtgtttgtgtgtgcatgtgtgtgggtgtgtgtgtgcgtgtgtgtgtttgtgtgggtgtgtgggtgtgtgtgtgcatgtgtgtgtgtttgtgtgtgtgtgggtgtgtgtgtgtttgtgtgcatgtgtgtgggtgtgtgtgggggggggtgtgtgtgtttgtgtgtgtgtgtgtgtgtgtgtgtttttgtgtgtttgtgtgtgtgtgtgtttgtgtgtgtatgtttgtgtgtttgtgtgtttgtgtgtgtgtttgtgtgtgtgtatgtttgtgtgtgtgtgtatgtttgtgtgtgtttgtgtgtgtgtgtgtttgtgtgtgtgtgtatgtttgtgtgtgtgtgtatgtatgtttgtgtgtatgtttgtgtgtgtgtgtgtatgtttgtgtgtgtgtgtgtatgtttgtttgtgtgtgtgtgtatgtttgtgtgtgtgtgtatgtatgtttgtgtgtatgtgtgtgtgtgtgtgatttcagtaACTGGGGTGAAGGTTGGGGTTTTATGCCGTCTGATAAAGCCTTGGTGTTCGTTGATAATCATGATAATCAGAGAGGTCACGGAGCTGGAGGAGGTTCCATCCTCACCTTCTGGGATCCCAGGTAAGTTCTTGcttctgtattatttttctgCAGTGTTTAACAGCTGTATCATGAGAAGGTTGAGACTCGTACCTGAGACTCGTACTGGAaccttacagaaaacttgttAAATCTGTTAGGAAGTgagtgagctgttgctatagaaacgataagtaATTAGAACATGTGATCTGAGAGAAATATTCATCAACTTAGGAGGAACAGACCTGCAGTGTTTAAGattatatattgtgtgtaatgaatgaactGATGGATGTGATGATGTTACACTGTCAGGTTGTATAAGATGGCTGTTGGTCTGATGTTGGCGCATCCGTACGGCTTCATCAGGGTGATGTCCAGCTACCGCTGGGAGCGACACTTCGTTGATGGAAAGGTACTAAatgtttacactgaacacatgtGAATATGACATCATTAACATCtcctgatttaaataaatgtagtgATAAACCCATCCAGAactaaaaaggaaagaaagatatataacagatatataaatataacatatttttattttataaactatattcagatttatttatttatttacttacttacttttaacatttatattaaaacccATTGAGAAACATATTTGCTTCTAAttatcagaggtgggagtaagtcacacatgtgcaagtcacaagtcttaaccttcaagtctcaagcaagtccgagtcattttttgtgagcgtcaagtcaagtcaagtcaagtcactgctttatgtcaagtcaagtcaagtcgtagcttgagtcaagcaagtcaagtcaagtcaagtcaagtcactggcaagtcatacagatgtttgatgatttaactaaatgtatatattaaacaaagttaaatctacagtatttaaaactctatgacagttttatttgcaacaaaataaatgattatatgcatttatttttaaaaggtgtccacatacaggtgagttgtaaatacaataaaaatctaaaaatgaataaaaatcaaaactacaaagaataagatgtaaatgtaactgaaataaggccaaaataaaagcatgaaaagtttcaatatgcctcaaacatggcagaagaccatagAAAAGtagatatataaaaaagtacaatggtttctatggaaccaaatggcattttttgaacagacattcgcttttaatgggacatgaacacatccttacattagatccttcctttttaacaacagaataacaacaacaatcaatcacgtcaaccaaaaaacgtaaattattgaatcacacaaaccttgaagtgaattaactattggggagagagagagagagagagagagagagagagagagagagagagagagagagagatgattggagtgagtgtaatttattaatattaaagagacagttcacctaaaaataaaaattctgtcatcattttctcaccctcatgatgttacaaacctgtataaatttctgtgttttgatgaacacacatgtagataccattcatgagccccattcacttctatagtgggaaaaaagaatactatagaagtgaatggggctcatgaatggtttggttacagacattccttaaaatatctacatgtgtgttcatcaaaacacagaaatttatacaggtttgtaacatcatgagggcgagaaaatgatgacagaatttttatttttaggtgaactgtctctttaaattgaatgtgtgtgcgtgtgagacaagaatacatatatatatatatgtgcatccccataaacgatccatactcttttc from Tachysurus vachellii isolate PV-2020 chromosome 1, HZAU_Pvac_v1, whole genome shotgun sequence carries:
- the amy2a gene encoding pancreatic alpha-amylase translates to MKLLILAALFGLSLSQHNPHTKHGRTSIVHLFEWRWQDIAAECERYLAPNGYGGVQISPPSESIVLTNPWHPWWQRYQPISYKLCSRSGTEAELKDMITRCNNVGVNIYVDVVINHMCGAGGGEGKHSSCGTYFNANKKDFPSVPYSSWDFNDGKCSTASGDIENYNDIYQVRDCRLVSLLDLALEKDYVRGKVAEYMNSLIDLGVAGFRVDASKHMWPGDLDAVYSRLKNLNTKWFTADSRPFIYQEVIDLGGEPIKVSDYYGLGRVTEFKYGAKLGTVFRKWNNEKLRYLVNWGEGWGFMPSDKALVFVDNHDNQRGHGAGGGSILTFWDPRLYKMAVGLMLAHPYGFIRVMSSYRWERHFVDGKDQNDWFGPPSDSDGKTKPVLINEDTTCGDGWVCEHRWRQIRNMVIFRNVVNGQPLVNWWDNGNNQIAFGRGNRGFIVINNDDWSLDVTLNTGLPAGIYCDIISGQKEENSCTGKQVVVGGDGHAYFNISNTEEDPFIAIHIEAKL